The DNA sequence TGTGATCAGGCTTCCGGCTTCGTAGGCCGTAATTCGATTGTCTTAGAAGTCAACCTGGAACCGGGTCTGGAGGATCTCCACATCCCCGTCGTTGAGATCGTTCTCCGGATGGGCCAGGATGTAGTTCAGCATGATGCGGGTATTCGAATTCAGGTACCAGTTCAGCGCAAAGGTCCAGTCTTCCATTTCCCCGCCGCGCACCGGTCCATCGTTCAAGTCCAGCGCGGAGTAGCGCAGCGCCACTTCCCAGGCGCCCCACCCTTTCGTCTCCTCGCGAAGGGAGAAAGGATGCTTCGGCCGCAGCCGCGTCGGCGCGCCCTCCGCCGCCGAGTAGGGGCGGCTCTCGCCCGTAAGGAACCACGATCCCGAAATGTAGTAACTGTCGAAATGGCGTTCACCGATATCCTGCACGTCCAGGTCGGAGCGGACATACTCGGCCTGAAGCGATGCCGGACCATACACCAGCAGCGCTTCTCCGCCGTAGGCAAGGAGACTGCTGGTTTCGAGGGTGCCCGTATCCAGATAGGCCTGCGCAAGGTGGGCCTCCGGTCGCGCGCGGTAGCGGAAGGGGCCGTCCGGATTACGCCGCGTGGCGCTCGCGCCGAGGTGAAGGTAACGGCGACCGTCTTCCGATTTCCAGGGAAGTCCCGTAACCCGGCCCGTCACTGCATAGCCATCCTGCTCGCTGCTATCGTTCTCCGAGGGCCAGTCGTCGGTCGTCTTGAAGAGGCCGAGCGTCCACGTCATGCGCTCGTCCAGCAGCGAGTTGCGCGCCATCGCGCCCACATTGAAGCTGGGCGCGAACACGTTCGGAAGGCCGCGCTCAAGATACGTGGTGTGGCGGTTCGAGATCACCTCTTCCAGGGTGAAGGGCTCCTGATAGTGCCCGATGCGAAGGGTGCCAAGATAGGGCAGGTTTTTCAATTCAAGGAAGACGTCGGCAAAGCGACCGCCATCGTTCCCCGGCGAGTCCGCCGCGAAATCGTACTCCGCACGAAACGCCAAATCCCGATAGATGGTGCCGCCCACCGAAAGCCGCGACCGCCGGAATTCCAAGCCGTCCTGTTCATCGCCCAGACCGAATTCTGGATACGCCGCCCCGAGTCGCGCCCAATCGGAATCCTCGTCGAAAAAGGCGGTATCAAGCTGGATGCGCCCGCCCACGCGGATGGAGAAGGCCCCGTCCGCCGATTTCAGTTCGAGTCCGTCGCGCCAATAAACTTCCAGGGGTTGGGGGGCGTCGAGGGGCAAGGTCTTCGCCGGAGCGGGCGCAGCCGTCGTCGCGCCGGGGGGCGCGGCGCTTACCGCGGGGGCCGCGGCCTGTTGCTGGGACTTGAGTTCGCTCAACTCCCGCTCCACCTGTTCAAGACGCCCCTCCAGGCGCTGGACCAGATCCGCGAGTTGCGCTTCGCGCGCGCTGGCGTCGTCGGCGGCCGCGAACGGCGCCGCAATGAGGACAATGGCAGTGTACAGGACCATGCGGGCGCGAGTGTTCATCTCGAATCGCTCCTTCGAATGACGGCCTCGACGGCCCGGACCTTTCAGACACCGGAATTGTACCCGATGGAATCCCACGCTTCAAATTTACATTTACAGAACACTGACGATTATAGACAATACCCGCCGCCCCGCGCCCTTTTCTTTGACTACGGGGTCCCTTCGCGCTATTGTTGTGCCCACATTATCCGACATGAAAGTATCTGGACAGGAGCGAGAGCATGCAGCAAGTGGATTACCTGGTCATCGGGTCGGGGCCCGCGGGACAGCGCGCCGCCATTCAGGCGGTCAAGCTGGGCAAGTCCGTGGTGATCGCGGAAAAACGCGAAGTCCTGGGCGGGGTGTGCAGCAACACCGGAACCATCCCCAGCAAGACCCTGCGCGAGGCCATCCTCTACTTCTCCGGCTACCGCCACCGCTCCGTCTATGGCCGGGGATACCAGGTCAAGGCCGACGTCTGCTTCGACGACCTCCGCCAGCGCGTCAGTCACGTGGTCAACCACGAGAATGAAGTCGCCCGCAGTCGCCTGCTCCGCACCGGTGTCGAAGTCGTGTACGGCACCGCCTCCTTTGAAGGCCCCCACACCGTCGCCATTCAGACCCGGAACGGCAAACGCTTGTTCGAGGCCGGGAGAATCCTCATCGCCGTCGGCACCGTCCCCTATCGCGCCGAGCGGGTCCCCTTCAATGGGACCTCCATCATCGACACCGACACCATGTTTCAGGGCGACTTCGATCTGGATCGATTGCCGCGAAGCATGCTGATCATCGGCGCGGGCGTCATTGGAACCGAGTACGCCTGCATGTTCTCCGCCATGGGCGTCGATGTGCGCCTCCTCGACCGACGAAACGATCTCTTCCGATTCCTCGACCGCGAAATCTGCGAAGCCCTCACCTTCCACATGCGCGACGAACGGGTGACGCTTTATCTGGGAAAGGACTTCACCACCGTACGGACCGACAGCGGCGGTCGGGTCATCACCACCCTGGAGAACGGCCGGGAAATTAAGACCGACATGCTCATGTTCGCCTCGGGACGCTCCGGCGCCGTTGATGGGCTGAACCTGGAGGCCGCGGGGCTGACCACCAACAATCGCGGTCTCATCGACACCAACGACCACCTCCAGACCGCCGTACCCCACATTTACGCCGCCGGAGACATCGTCGGCTTTCCCGCCCTCGCGTCCACCTCCATGGAGCAGGGACGCCTCGCCGCCTGCCACGCCTTCGACGTACCCTTTTTCTCCGATACCGAACTGCTCCCCTACGGCATCTACACGATTCCCGAAATCTCCATGGTGGGCAAGACCGAGCAGGAACTCTCCGAGGCCGGCATCCCCTATGAGATCGGAATCGCCCGTTACCGCGAAGTGGCCAAGGGACAGATCATGGGCGACGAAACCGGTATCCTGAAGCTCGTATTCCACCAGAAGACGGGCCACCTCCTCGGCGTCCACATCATGGGCGACGGCGCCTCGGAGTTGCTCCATATCGGCCAGACCGTCATGGCCTTCAACGGCTCCATCAGTTATTTCATCGACACCGTCTTCAACTACCCCACCCTCGCCGAAGCCTATAAGATCGCGGCCCTGAACGGCCTCAAGCGGCTGGGCGCCCAGGGACAGAACGAACGCAAAGACCCGCCCGCCAAGACGACCCCGGTGACCCGAGAGGCGGGCGAGAGCGCCGCAGACACCGCGTGACCTACTGGGCCAACCCCAGGGCATCGGTAATGTTGACCAGACCCGGTATTCGATAGCCAAAAACGGCCGCCGCCACGGCAATCAGTATCACCACCAGCGTCATGGCGAATAGTGCCGCAAATATCTCTCGAAGCTTCCGTACGGTCATTGTTCCTTCTCCCGATGTTTGGTCATGTCCCTTGGATGTTTCTGAATTGGAGGGCGCTGCGCCCAACGTGGCCGATGGTGCCTGACGCAGTATTCGCATTTCAACCCCCCAAAGGATTTCCTTTTTTCGACACACGATCCGCCCCCGGATCCTGTATAATACTCCCGACAGACGTTCGCCGCACCCCGCCCCCGGTATGTGCACAGCGCAGCACATGCTACGGTCTATGCGGCTCCTGACCGAGTCGGGGTTTGGGAGTACTGCCTGCGGGGCTGTGGCTTGGTTTTTTCCGGCAGCATAAGGTTGGGTAATGGCGAATATCCTCATTGTAGACGATGACAAGCGAATCACCGATTTCCTCTGCGACCAGTTGAAGCTCCGGGGCCACGCCTGTCGTTTCGAAAACCGCGGGGAGCAACTCCTCGAAAAGGTCAATATGCGCGAAGTTGACCTGCTCATCCTCGATGTCATGCTGCCCGATGTCTCCGGCTTCGAAGTCTGCCGGCGTATTCGGGCCAACACCGACTACTACACCCTGCCCATCCTTTTCCTGTCCTCCATGGATTCCCAGGAAGAAATCAACCACGGACTGGCCCAGGGCGCCGACGACTACGTCACCAAACCCTTCACCCCCAATCTCCTGCTCACCCGAATCGAAAACCTGCTCCTTTCGAGCGCGAAAACCTCCATAACCGACGATGTTACCGGCCTGCCCAACTCCAAGAGCATCAAGTCCGAAATTCAAAAGGCCATCTCCCGGAAAACCGTCTTCATCATCGGCTATGTCGAGTTGATGGGCATCAATGAATTTCACGTGGACACTGATCGCGAACAGCAGCTCAAGGCCCTCCGCCACTTCGCCCGGTGCCTCCACCTCTGCGCACGACAGGTCGAACCTAAGTTTTTCTCCGTCGGCCATATGGGCGGCGGACACTTCGTCTTCATCATCGATCCGGAAAAGGCCGACGCCCTCGCCCAGCGCGTAAACGAGGTTTGGAGCAACCACCTCCCCGGCTTCCTCGAATCCCTCGCCAAACCCAATCTCCTGAAGACCTGGCGCGCCAACCGCATGCTGGAATTCCTCCTCTGCGTCACCAAACGGGAAGCCGACAGCACCCACGCCTCCCGCGACCTCTTTGAAACCCTGTCCCACCTCCGCGCCACCGCCGCGGAAAGCCGCCACTCGGGCGTCTTCCGCGACCGGCGGCGATAGAAAAAGTCACAATACCGAAGGGCGGACGGCGACCGGATTTGCATTCCGGCCGCGCCAGCGCCTATTATTCCGCCTTGCGACAGGTCCTTCTGAGGCCGGGTAGCACTGCCCCGTCACCCCATCCCCCACCCCTCAGCAACCCGTATGCATGGACTAAAGTACAAGCACACAATGGCAATGGCCCCTATGTTGGAGAACCGGGCATGAGACGCAGCATCGTTCATGAAGGCGCGAAAAACCTGAGCTACGAGATCCGCGAGATCGTGGGCGTGGCCCGGGAAATTCGCGGGCTCGGCCGCGACATCATCTGGGAAAACATCGGCGACCCCATCGAAAAAGGCGAACAGCTTGCCCCCTGGATTCGCGAGATCCTCAGCGAACTCCTTCTGGAGCCCAAGTCCTACGGCTACTGCGACACCGCCGGCGTCATCGAAACCCGCGAATTCCTCGCCGCAAAAGTAAACGAGCGCGCGGGCGGCGTACAGATCACCCCCAACGACCTCCTCTTCTTCAACGGCGTCGGCGACGCCGTCGCGCGCGTCTACGGCTTCCTCAAACGCGAAGCCCGCATCCTCGGCCCCTCCCCGGCCTACAGCACCCATTCCTCCGCCGAAGCCGCCCACTCGGGATACAACCACCTCACCTACAAGCTCGACCCCTACAACGGCTGGATGCCCGACGTTGAAGATATCCGCATGAAAGTCAAATACAACGACTCCATCGCCGGTATCCTCATCCTCACGCCCGACAACCCCACCGGGGCGGTGTATTCCCGCGAAACCCTCGACGAGATCGTCAAGATCGCCCAGGAATACGACCTCTTTATCATCACCGACGAGATCTACGCCCACATCGTCTACGAAGGCTACCCCCGCATCCACACCAGCCAGTGGATTCAGGACGTACCCGCCATCGCCATGCGCGGAATCAGCAAAGAATACCCCTGGCCCGGCTCGCGCTGCGGCTGGCTCGAGATCCTCAACCGCGGCAAAGACAAAAACTTCGCCACCTACACCGAGAGCCTCCTCGCTGCAAAACGCCTCGAAGTCTGCTCCACCACCTTGCCCCAGATGTCCATCCCCCGCGTCTTCGGCGACAGCCGCTACGAAGGGCACCTCCTCACCCGCGCCGCCATGTTTGCCGAGCGCGCCCAGGAAGCCGCGGACGCCTTCGAGGGCTGCGAATACGTCATCGCCAACAAACCCGGCGGCGCCTTCTACTTCACCGTCATGTTCAAGGAAGGACTCCTCGGCGACCATCAGACCCTCGAGATCGACAACCCCGTCGTCAAGGCGCGCATCGAAGAACTCGTCAAAGGCGTATCCCCCGACAAACGCTTCGTCTACTACCTCATGGGCGCCACGGGTATCGTCGTCGTGCCCCTCACCGGCTTCCAGTGCAGCCACGCCGGCTTCCGATTCACCCTCCTCGAATCCGACCCCGCAAAGCGCAGCCACATTTTCCAGACCCTGCGCCAGTCCATCGACGCCTATTGCGCGAGCTGACACACACCAGGAAACGCAAAGGCCCCCGGCAACCCGCCCGGGGGCCTTTCTTTTGCCCGGAGGACGGCCCCAGGGGATGGCCTCGCGCCCACGACCGCGAATCACGAAATTGCCTGCGACGGGACTGTCCTGCGCGCGTCATGATTCGCATTGAGCGATGCGCACCAGTGCGCCCACAGGCCAATTGCGGCGGGAGGAGCAAACTCTGGCGCGCGGGACTGTCCCGCGATTTCAAAAGCGGGGGACGACGGGACGGTCCTGGAAATACACCTGCGGCACGGATGAAAATGCGAGTTGGCTTTTTGCTCTTCAGGGTGCTTCCCCCCCTGGCCCCCCGCAAGCGGGGGGAACCTCACATCTCAAAGTGAACCTCTTGCTCCCCCCGCTTGCAGGGGGTAGGGGGGTAAAGCTCGGATACGACTTCCAACCTCTATGGGTGAGGCGAAGTGTCATGAAGGACTGCCATGCGCGAGTCATGATTCGCGTTGAGCGCTGCGCGCCAGCCCGCCCACAGGCCAATTCAGGCGGGAGAAGCGAACTCTGGCGAGCGATTTCAAGAGCGGGGAACGACGGGACGGTCCTGGAAATACACCTGCGGCACGGATGAAAATACGAGTTGGTTTTTGCTCTTCAGGGTGCTTACCCCCCTGGCCCCCCGCAAGCGGGGGGAACCTTACATCTCAAAGTGAACCTCTTGCTCCCCCCGCTTGCGGGGGTAGGGGGGGTAAAGCTCGGATACGACTTCCAACCTCTATGGGTGACGCGAGGTGTCATGAAGGACTGTCCTGCGCGCGTCATGATTCGCATTGAGCGATGCGCACCAGTGCGCCCACAGGCCAATTGCGGCGGGAGCAGCAAACTCTGGCGCGCGGGACTGTCCCGCGATTTCAAGAGCGGGGGACGGTCCTGAAGCCGCATCGCCCGCCTGGGTCGCCTCTACGGTCTCCGTCGCCGTGATCTCGTCGAGCGCACCCTCGGTATGGACAGTCCCCTTGGGACGGCGAAGGCTTTCTGGGTTTTCCATCCCTGAAAATGAGTCCGGTTTCGGGGAGGGGTATGCCCCCCCCATTGATTCGGTGCGGACGTTGACCTGGTGGGCGGGGGAAGGATTGGCGGGTGGGAGGAAGATCGGTTGATCGTGTTAATATAGGTGCCTGTCCCTGTTTTATTCACAATCTCGTTCTTCGTGTGCGAAACCCCAATCCTTTTGACGCCTTGAAGCAGCATGAAGTCTTTTCCGAAGGCGGGTCGAGTGGATTTCGGGTATCAAATCCGGACAACGTTGTCACGAACAACGCGGTGGCGGATTGCCAGGGCTTTGGGTATTGGCTGGGTTTCCCGGCAACACCCTGGGGGCCGAACCATTTTGTAGCCATGCGGCCCGACCGCTTGCCCTTTGGCACGTTCAACGACAATAGCACCCATAGCACCGGTGCCGAAGGTCTGATGCTGGACTATGTTGAAGTGGATAACGCGGGCAATGTGGCCCCCGCCCGCTATATCTCCACCACCGATGAACTGGACCCTGAATTTCCTTTTGACACCATCCAGCGTTTTGATGTGAGTCGCGTTGTGATTTGGAAGAGTGGTCGGGGTGGCCTTTGGGATTATTCCACCTGGCCGAATTACTCGGGCATCGTCTCCGCAGACAATGTGGGTCGTTTTTTTGCTGGTGCGGGGGAGGATGGTGTTATTGAACATTCCTTGGCCATCGGAGACAGTCTTAACAGCGCCACACCCCGTCCCGAGCCCTTCGTGGAGCCCTTGGGTGGCACGGAAATCCCCACGGCCTTTGCAACGTTCCAGGGAGCCTTCGATATCCGAGAGAACCTCGTCGTAAACTTTCCGCTGGTGGCGGATGTGCGGAGCGGTGTCTTTGCCACCGACGATTACTATCTCCACCCCGTGGAAATGGGATTGACGCGGAGCACAGCCAATTTTCTATTGGACTCCCACCCCGGCTATCGCTCGCGGGCCGAACAGGAACACTTTGCTCTCGCGGGTGCGGTATTTGATCCGGAAGGGCTCTGGGGACCGGCGGGTCAATTCATCGTCTACGACGAACCTTTCTTCACCCATGGTCTCCCAGTGTCGTCCATTCCCCCTGGCGAGGGCACGGGCGGGGTGTCTGTCCCAGGGCCGTTCTACGGCATCATGAACTTCGTCATCAATAACCAAAGCCCACCGGACCATCCGCTGATGGCGCTTCAGGCAACGCGACTCGATCCCGATTCTCTGGCTCCCATAGGTACGTGGACCGTTAACGAGGCCGTCGAGGAGTGGTTTCTTTCTCCCTACCGCCATTTCGCCGCCCATGGAAGTGGACTGTACCTCATCGAGTTTGCCCGTTCGCCCATGCCGACCGATCTGAGCCTGGGATTTGAGAACATGCTGAAGCCCGAGGACACCCTGGTGATCGGAATCCAGCTCAGTGGCGCGGTCACACCCGAAGTCTACGTCGAGGCTTACGACCGAACACGTCCATACAACGCTCTGGGTTCGTTTCAGGCCCTTCGGGAGTCAAGTGGTGAGACTTGGTGGCAAGACAAGCCAAACAACCGAGTATGGGTCAAGCTACGCGGCGGATTCTGGGAATTCTGGGATAACACGGGGGAACACGCTGTGCCTACGAATGACGAACTACTTTATGAGAAAACGACCCTACATTTGAACACG is a window from the Candidatus Hydrogenedentota bacterium genome containing:
- a CDS encoding porin; the encoded protein is MNTRARMVLYTAIVLIAAPFAAADDASAREAQLADLVQRLEGRLEQVERELSELKSQQQAAAPAVSAAPPGATTAAPAPAKTLPLDAPQPLEVYWRDGLELKSADGAFSIRVGGRIQLDTAFFDEDSDWARLGAAYPEFGLGDEQDGLEFRRSRLSVGGTIYRDLAFRAEYDFAADSPGNDGGRFADVFLELKNLPYLGTLRIGHYQEPFTLEEVISNRHTTYLERGLPNVFAPSFNVGAMARNSLLDERMTWTLGLFKTTDDWPSENDSSEQDGYAVTGRVTGLPWKSEDGRRYLHLGASATRRNPDGPFRYRARPEAHLAQAYLDTGTLETSSLLAYGGEALLVYGPASLQAEYVRSDLDVQDIGERHFDSYYISGSWFLTGESRPYSAAEGAPTRLRPKHPFSLREETKGWGAWEVALRYSALDLNDGPVRGGEMEDWTFALNWYLNSNTRIMLNYILAHPENDLNDGDVEILQTRFQVDF
- the sthA gene encoding Si-specific NAD(P)(+) transhydrogenase produces the protein MQQVDYLVIGSGPAGQRAAIQAVKLGKSVVIAEKREVLGGVCSNTGTIPSKTLREAILYFSGYRHRSVYGRGYQVKADVCFDDLRQRVSHVVNHENEVARSRLLRTGVEVVYGTASFEGPHTVAIQTRNGKRLFEAGRILIAVGTVPYRAERVPFNGTSIIDTDTMFQGDFDLDRLPRSMLIIGAGVIGTEYACMFSAMGVDVRLLDRRNDLFRFLDREICEALTFHMRDERVTLYLGKDFTTVRTDSGGRVITTLENGREIKTDMLMFASGRSGAVDGLNLEAAGLTTNNRGLIDTNDHLQTAVPHIYAAGDIVGFPALASTSMEQGRLAACHAFDVPFFSDTELLPYGIYTIPEISMVGKTEQELSEAGIPYEIGIARYREVAKGQIMGDETGILKLVFHQKTGHLLGVHIMGDGASELLHIGQTVMAFNGSISYFIDTVFNYPTLAEAYKIAALNGLKRLGAQGQNERKDPPAKTTPVTREAGESAADTA
- a CDS encoding response regulator gives rise to the protein MANILIVDDDKRITDFLCDQLKLRGHACRFENRGEQLLEKVNMREVDLLILDVMLPDVSGFEVCRRIRANTDYYTLPILFLSSMDSQEEINHGLAQGADDYVTKPFTPNLLLTRIENLLLSSAKTSITDDVTGLPNSKSIKSEIQKAISRKTVFIIGYVELMGINEFHVDTDREQQLKALRHFARCLHLCARQVEPKFFSVGHMGGGHFVFIIDPEKADALAQRVNEVWSNHLPGFLESLAKPNLLKTWRANRMLEFLLCVTKREADSTHASRDLFETLSHLRATAAESRHSGVFRDRRR
- a CDS encoding pyridoxal phosphate-dependent aminotransferase, producing MRRSIVHEGAKNLSYEIREIVGVAREIRGLGRDIIWENIGDPIEKGEQLAPWIREILSELLLEPKSYGYCDTAGVIETREFLAAKVNERAGGVQITPNDLLFFNGVGDAVARVYGFLKREARILGPSPAYSTHSSAEAAHSGYNHLTYKLDPYNGWMPDVEDIRMKVKYNDSIAGILILTPDNPTGAVYSRETLDEIVKIAQEYDLFIITDEIYAHIVYEGYPRIHTSQWIQDVPAIAMRGISKEYPWPGSRCGWLEILNRGKDKNFATYTESLLAAKRLEVCSTTLPQMSIPRVFGDSRYEGHLLTRAAMFAERAQEAADAFEGCEYVIANKPGGAFYFTVMFKEGLLGDHQTLEIDNPVVKARIEELVKGVSPDKRFVYYLMGATGIVVVPLTGFQCSHAGFRFTLLESDPAKRSHIFQTLRQSIDAYCAS